Sequence from the Cytophagales bacterium genome:
GAACAGACCATCGGTATTGCGGTAGCCAGCTAAAAGAGCAACAAAACCTGAAATGCCGCATTTAACACCACCGAAGCAATCAGCAGCTGTTTTTAATTGATCTCCCTGGTCGGTTCCGCGCCAACATATCTCACCGGAACAACCTGTGCCGGGACACAAACCTGTCCCGCCTGAACACATACCAAGCGCCTCTTCCATCGTCATCCATTCAGCATCAGTAGGAATATGCCAACCCGTAGGGCAAATACCTTGCGCACCTTCTGTAGTAACATATTGCATCATTTCATCCCATTGGTATAGTCCGCCCCAAACGCTGCAATCCCCTTCAGTACCGGTGCTATTTACGCCTCCGTGGCAGTATTTTTCTATAACTGCATTATTGGTTTGGTTACCTGCGGGTGGTATCTGAGCGCCTACATTCAGGTTTTCAGCCATCCAGCATTGGGTGCCGATTTTTACAGTTTTATATGACTTCCCATCTCTATCATCTATAAATGAATTTCCGCAAGCGAACGATTGCTCCTTTATTAAGCTGCCCAAAAGAATATAATTTCCGCCACCTATAAACAGAGTATCACCGGATAATGAAAGCGTTTGCAATTCATTAGCCGGGTCGGCATCGGTAAGAATAACCGAGTTTCCGTTGCTGATATTTAAAGTGTCATTAGATAATGATAAGGTTTGCAGTTCATTTGTTGTATCAGCATCAACCTCTATAGTATGTACTCCAGCAAAAAAACCAAGTGAAGATACACCTGTTGAATCAAGCTGTGTATCAATAGTATGTGCTCCTGCAACAAAACCCAGAGAAGATACACCTGTAGAATCCAATTGTGTATCGGTGTTAATAGTATGAGCGCCTGCAACAAAACCTAAAGCGGTAACGCCTGTTGAATCCAATTGTGTATCGGTATCAATGGTGTGATTGTTCCAGTTGGTTGTATCTACTCCTGTAATGCCACCTGCTACTGATGAACCAAATACAGGGTCGGTTTCGGCTACAGGTGCAGGTATTGTTACAAAGCCGCCATTGGATAAATAAATAGTATCATTTGAGATTGAGATTGCCTGCAGCTCGTTTGTTGTGTCTGCATCGGCATCATTTACATTGTCATTGGTAACGTTTTCTGCATGCAGGGCATAAGGTACTGAAAGCAGTTGAGAAGTGCCCATAAACTGGTAACCGGTTCCGCCTGTTGGGTCCATTTCTATTTTGACGAAATATATATCAGCGCCCCAATCAATTGTTGAGAATGTGCCTGATACAATGGCGCCTGTGCCAATCTCAAGGCTGAATAACCCGAACTGGTTTGTAGTATCTGCATGTGTCTCGCTGTAAACTACTGTACCTGCAGGGGTTGTTTGAAGAATACTGATCTTCAATCCAATGTTTTGATTGGGTAGTACGTTACCCGTATTATCTCTCGCTATTGCCTGATATTTGAAGGCTTGGGGAGACTGAGCGAACGTTCCTAACGCTCCGAGCGTTAGGAACGCTGCTACTGCGAATGTTAAAGTTAATTTTTTCATAATAATTTTTGTTTTGTTAACCCCGTAGGATAATGCCGTTAAGCAATGGTGAACTGGAATAAAGTAAATATCCAACGGGGTTAACCCCTCAACTGACGGATTGGTGGTTAATTTTAGAAATTGTTAATTGATTTTTTGAATTTTATATGAATTGATTAGTTGTTCTTTTTCGTTGGTTATTCTTAAAAAATAACTGCCTGGGGCATATTCTCTCATATTGAGTTGATAGGTAATAACAGTACCGGCAATTTTTTCATTTGTTAATATTTTTCCGGTTATGTCCATTAATTCAATTTTCAGGTTTGAGTTATCAACGTCACCGTTAATGTTAATCTGTAAGGTATTGCTAACAGGATTAGGAAAAACTGACATGTTGAAACCCAAATCCGGGTTTTCTTTTATGCTTGTTATATCATAATTTGTCTGGTGAAAACCCTGTGTGATGATATTATTGGTATTTGAGACAGTTTCAATTACCGGCTCGCCAATTGTCCAGCTTAACTGTGCATTGGTTCCTGTGTAATGGTCGCCTGAAGTGGCATAAACTTCGGGTACAACGGATTGGCTTATACCTGTAAAATAGAATAGTATGCCTGACAGAATTAATAATATTTTTCTCATGGTCTTATATTTTTGAGGTTGAATTCAACAAGATATAAAAAATACAAAATTGAGTCCACTCCGAAAAGTCCCTCAACTAATTAATTTGCAAGTATACAATAAATAACTAAAAATCTTCTTCTCCCCCTAAAAAATCTTAAAAGAATTATTTTATGTACATTTGTAAAAAATAAAAAAATCATGAGTATAGCGATTATTCAACTTGACAGGTCAAAAGTTGCTGCATTGAAAAAATATTCGCGGATGTTGGAAGCAAAAATCCGTATTTTACGGGATGAAGATGATTTGGGAGAAAATCTAATGATAAAACTCATTGAAGAAGGATTGGGAAGCGGAATAGTGCCGGAAGAAACAATAAAAAGTGACTTTAAGAAATATGGAGTTGATCTATAGAGATTCATTCAGGCGTGATTACAAGAAAATAGAACTTGTACGTGTGAAATCAGAAATCCACTTCAAGAAAAATCTTTAAAAATGTACGATTTTATCCCGTTTTATATATAACCCGCACATTACCTTCGGAAATTTCAGATGGAATATGGGAGGGAATTTCCGAAGTTTTCTTACAGCAGAACTGCGGGACAACCTTCGGAAATCCATTACCCCCGCAGGCCAGATGATATTTCCGAAGGTTTCCAACATCTAACACCTGCCCCGACAAAGTCGGGGTCAAACATCTAATGTAGCAACAATTTAATTTTGCAACATTAATTAGTAATAATATATTTTATGATTACAATATTGCGTAATTAAATTGTTGCTACACTAACATCCATTTTCCATCTAAATATACTCATCAAATCTCGAGATCAGCCTTTCAAGTGGATTCAAAGATCCTGCCAGTGTCATATTCATGATCAGCTTAAATATTGGCACACCTCCTGCGTAATCTTCAACATAGGGTTCAATGGAAATATTTAAAAATTCAAAAATAAAAAGGATGGTTGCAAATGTGAGGATCGTACCAACACGGCTTTTAGTTTTTGTTTTGTTAATATAGAAAGTAATGGCAATAAGAACGGTAAAAAAGAGGATCTCTGAGGCATAATACCAACCTGTTTTCCAAAAGGGGGGGCTAATGATAAAAGAAAACCTTGTTGGATTCAGGTTCCAGAATCCATCGCTATTGCACGCTTTTACTTTGAAAGTATAGTTGCCAGATTCAAGATTTGTATAAGTAGCAAAAGTTACAGAAGTAAACTCTGACCACTTTTTATCAAAACCTTCCAGCTTGTATTGATATTTTATTTTTTCAGGGATTTTGTAATGGATACCGATATAATCAAAAGAAAGATGATTTTTATCGTAAGGAAGCCTGAGGTTCTTGGGCAGTCCGTTTTTCCTGTCAAGAGAATCGCACCAGACAGAAAAATCTGTCTCCGTCCCAAATAACCGGATGTTTGTTATGTGCGTACGCGGTACTGTTATGCTGACCCGGTCCTCTTTCGGATCATATTTCACCGCACCTTCAAGCGTGCCGAACCATAAATTTCCTTTACTGTCTTTGAAAACCGCATTGGCATTGGTTTCCATAGGTGTAAAACCCTCCAGATATCCATAATATTGAAATCCAACAGTTTCACCGCTGTCATTTTGGATAAGTTTTTCAATTCCTTTTTCATGCCCTACCCATATATTGCCCTCATTATCCATGGTCATCAGCCAGATCGCGTTTGATTTCAGGCCATCTTTTTTGGTGTAATTTTTAAAAGAAGAAGCAGCCTCCTCTAAATCCCCAGCCCCCCTAAATCCCCCCAAAGGGGGGACTTTGCCATCCCCTTTCCCTTTGGGCAATTGGGGCGGGAAGTCCCCCCTTTGGGGGGATTTAGGGGGGCTGGTGGTGGGGCTGGTAGGGGGAGGGATTAGTTTTGATAAACCGCCTTTGGTTCCAAACCAAAGATTACCATACCGGTCTTCCAGAATAGGCCAA
This genomic interval carries:
- a CDS encoding T9SS type A sorting domain-containing protein, with the protein product MRKILLILSGILFYFTGISQSVVPEVYATSGDHYTGTNAQLSWTIGEPVIETVSNTNNIITQGFHQTNYDITSIKENPDLGFNMSVFPNPVSNTLQININGDVDNSNLKIELMDITGKILTNEKIAGTVITYQLNMREYAPGSYFLRITNEKEQLINSYKIQKIN